The genomic segment CCTGGACGGCCATGGCCAACGTCGGCGACTCCACGACGTTCGGCTCGCAGACCGCGTACGTCCTCCCCGTGCAGGGCACCTCGACCACCTCGTACCTCTACCTGGGCGACCGCTGGGGCAACGCCTTCGGCGGCAAGGTCAACGACTCCCGCTACGTCTGGCTGCCGCTGACCTTCCCGACCTCCACCACGATGTCCATGTCCTGGTCCCCGGAGATCACCGTCGACACGGCCACCGGCACGATCAGCGGCACCAGTGCCACGTACAACACGCTGATCGCCCGGCACTCCGCCAAGTGCGCCGACGTCACGAGTCAGTCGCTGTGGGCGGGTGCCCAGATCAAGCAGTACGCCTGCAACAGCGGCAACAACCAGAAGTACTGGTTCAAGTCCGTCGGCAGCGGCTACTACCAGCTGATGACCCGTCACAGTTCCCTGTGCGTGCAGGAGAACGCCACCACCGTCACCCAGGAGAACTGCAACTCCTCGGCCACGAACCAGCAGTGGTCGCTGACCACCACGGGCAGCTACGTCAAGGTCGTCTCCCGCGCGAGTGGCGAGTGCCTGGACGTGAACGGCGCGTCCACCGCCGACTCGGCCGCGATCATCACGTACACGTGTGGCAGCGGGACGAATCAGCAGTGGACGCGCGGAACATGACGGACTCTCAGCCCAGGAGGTCGATCGCGTCGATCGACGTCCCCGCACTGAGATAGGACGTCGCCCCCGAACCGCTCACCACGTTGATCCTCAGCACGTTGTACTGACTCGTGTCCGCCAGCCAGGCGGACGCCGGGACGCTGTAGGTGAACGTGTGGTTGTTGCCCCGGTAGGACCCGTTCGTCAGCGACCGAGTGTTCGGCTGGGTGGGCGGGGAGGGGATCGCCGAGGTCCAGGTGTCGTTGACGACGACCTGCGGCCGGCCGTTGGCGTAGGCCGTCGTCACACCGATGCGCAGGGTGTGGGCGGCGGCGGCCTGCGCGGCGGTCAGCCGGAAGTAGACGAGGAGACCACTGTTCACGTCCTTCCAGAGGTAGCAGGGGAAGGCCGAGGTCTCGGTGCCGCTGCCGATCACCACGTTGCCGGTCCAGGAGGCGGCCCGGACGTCCGACGGATGCGCGTACGTCATCAGGTCGGCGTTCTTGAAGCCGCTCGGCGTGCCGTTCCAGTCGTTGATCCGCCAGATCGCGCCCGCGTTGGACGGGTCGTTCGTGGACGGGATCGCGATCGAGTTGAGCGTCGTCGTACCGCCCGCCGTGACCGTCACGGAGGTCGTGTACACCGCCAGCTCACCCTTGAACACCGTGAGCGTGTACGTCCCCGGAAGCACCCCCGCGATGGAGAAGTAGCCGTCCGACGCCCGTGCCGAACCCCAGTACTGCGCCGTCGAGTTGGCGAGCCCCACCGTGTACGCGTACGACGTGTTCCGGCCGGTGATGCCGACGCCCGCCACCCGGCCCCGGCCGCTCGCGGAGGTGTACCCGGACAGGCCGAGAGAGTCCGCCCACGGCGTGGTCAGTGTGCCCGGGAACAGCGACGAGGAGGGCGCCCCGCCGTCCGTGAAGGCGATGACGTACGGGCCCTGGAGGCCGAACCGCTGCTCCTCCGTCTGGTTCTGGCCGTAGTACAGGATCTCGTAGAGGCCGCCGCCGTCCGCGCTCTGGTGGCGCAGCAGGGAGCGGTAGAAGGGGCCGCCGGAGGCCTTCTCGTGGTTGCTGCGGACCATCCACAGGCCGACGCTGCCCGTCTTCCAGCCGATGTAGTCGTAGTCCATCACCCGGAGCCTGGAGTAGTGCTTCGAGCGGGTCTGGCCGTCGGACTTCGCGAAGACGTCCGAGGCCTCGATGGTGGTGGGCGCGTAGGTGTACGAGTCGGGCTCGTCGTTGAGGAACAGGCCCGCCTTCACGCGCACGATGTAGCGGGTCGCCGAGACCGAGGTGTCGGCCTTGTTGGTCCACAGGTAGATGTTGTTCTCGCCGCTGCGGGCCGCGTAGTAGTGCTTCAGCGTGCCGTAGGTGACGGAGACGAGGATGGTCGAGCCGGACTGCCTGATGCTGACGGTCGAGCTGCCGAGGCCGGACTCGATGTGCGAGTTCATGCCGCCGTAGCCCTGGTACTCCGTGCCCCGGTAGACGAGCGAGGACAGGTCGCCGTTGCTCTTCCTGACCTTGAACACGAGGTTCGCGCCGGTGTCGATCACGTAGTTGGTGCCGTCGTCGGTGTAACCGAAGGCCGCGGCGCGGGCGGTGCCGGCCAGCGGTCCGGCGAGCGCGGCCCCGACGGCCGTGGCGGCGGTGCCGGCGACGAAGCCGCGACGGCCCAGGCCGGGCGAGGCCGGTCTGTCGGCGGAGGCGGAGGCGGAGGTGGGGGTGGAGGCGGAGGTGGATTCGGACATGGGGGTCCTCCTCGTGAGGCGTGGGGGGAGTGCGGGTGATTCGGAAGGGTGACAGTTGAATCGTTTTCGCGAAAGGGCTTTCGCCGCAGGGAAGTTGGCAATCTTGTGAAAACCGGCTGACATCTAGAAAGCGCTTGCCAGACGATGTACCGTCCAGCCGCCGGGTCATGTCATTCCTCGGGAGGAGCCGCAATGAGACGTTTCACCATCGCCGCGCTGACGGTGGCGACGACCCTGGGCACCGTTCTCACGGCCGTACCGGCCGAGGCGCACCGGGGCCGACCCGCGCTGGGCCTGGAGAACTGCGCCGAGAACGCCTGCCACTTCGACGTCCCCGCCGGCACGTACGACGTGACCGTCCGCCTCGGCGGCGCGACGGCGGCGAGCACGAAGGTCACCGGCGAGACGCGCCGCACGCTGCTCGCCGAGACGGTCACCCAGGCCGACGAGCCCGTCTCCCGCAGCTTCACCGTCGACGTCCGCACCCCCGAGGGCGAGCCGACCGGCGCCGAGGGCACCCCCGGCCTGGACCTCGTCATCGGCGGCGCGGCGCCCGCCCTCGCCGACATCCGCGTGACCCCCGCCCAGCGGGCCCGTCAGATCTTCCTCGTCGGCGACTCCACGGTCTGCGACCAGCCCGGCGACCCGTACTCCGGCTGGGGCCAGCAACTCCCGCAGTACCTGCGCAAGGGCGTCTCGGTCGCCAACTACGCCGACTCCGGCGAGAGCACGGTGTCCTACCTCGCCGACTCCCGGCTGTGGGCCACGGTCCAGCCGAAGATCCGGCGCGGCGACCTGGTCCTGATCCAGCTGGCCCACAACGACAAGCAGACCGACGAGGCCACCTACCGGGCCAACCTCGAAACCCTGGTCGCGGGCGTCCGCGAGAAGGGCGGGAAGCCGGTCCTGGTCACCCCGATCGTCCGCCGCTGGTTCAACTCCGACGGCACCCTGAACAACGGCACGGCCCTGCTGGTCAACGGCCTCGGCGTCGACCACCCGGCGGTCACCCGCGCGGTCGCGGCCGCCCATGGTGTGCCGCTGGTCGATCTCACCGCGAAGACGAAGGCGCTGGTCGAGTCGCTGGGCACCGAGGGTTCCAAGGCGCTCTACCTCTACAACGAGAAGCGCGACAACACCCACACCTCGGTGCACGGCGCTACCGTCTACGCCGACCTCGTCCGCGACGAACTCGTCGCCCAGGGGCTGGTCCCCGAGGGGCGGACCAGGGTGGGATGAGACCCCTGGGGCGTTCCGACCGGAACCGGGGCGCCCCAGGTTTGTACGCGGGAGGGGGCGGGTGGTTTGGGTGCGTTGGCGGGTGCGGGTGCGTCGTGGTTGCTCGCGCAGTTCCCCGCGCCCCTGAAAAGCAGGGGCTGCGCCCCATGCTTCTCGGCCCGCAGCCCTGCCGATCCAGGCCCGCAGGGGCCTGGTCTCTCAGGGGTGCGGGGAACTGTGCGAGAAGCCCCACGCACCCGCACTCGACAACGCACCCAGCCACCCCGGCCCCTCCCAGTCAGAAAGCGCACCACATGCCCTCCCAGCCCCACGACGACCGCACCCTCAGCCCGTACACCGGTTACACCCGCGCCCACTGGGAGGCTGCCGCAGACTCGCTGCTGGCCGCCGTGGAGCCGTACGCGACCGCCGACGGGGCCCTGTACCACCTCCCGGGCGACCGGACCAGCTGGTCCGGCCGGCTCTCCGACGGGCTGGAGGGGTACGCCCGTACGCTGCTGCTCGCCGCCTTCCGCCGCGACGAGAAGGCGCTCGCGCGGTACGCGGACGGACTCGCGGCCGGGGTCTCGGGCGTCTGGCCGCGCATCGAGGACCGCGGTCAGCCCCTGGTGGAGGCCGCGTCGATCGCCTTCGCGCTGCGTGTGACGCGCGACCTGCTCTGGGACCGGCTCGACGACGGCGTCCGTCAGCGGGCAGCGGCCTGGCTCGGCGACGCGCTCACCGCCGAACCCTGGCCCTGTAACTGGGAGTTGTTCCCGGTGACGGTCGGCGGCTTCC from the Streptomyces sp. NBC_00310 genome contains:
- a CDS encoding rhamnogalacturonan acetylesterase; translation: MRRFTIAALTVATTLGTVLTAVPAEAHRGRPALGLENCAENACHFDVPAGTYDVTVRLGGATAASTKVTGETRRTLLAETVTQADEPVSRSFTVDVRTPEGEPTGAEGTPGLDLVIGGAAPALADIRVTPAQRARQIFLVGDSTVCDQPGDPYSGWGQQLPQYLRKGVSVANYADSGESTVSYLADSRLWATVQPKIRRGDLVLIQLAHNDKQTDEATYRANLETLVAGVREKGGKPVLVTPIVRRWFNSDGTLNNGTALLVNGLGVDHPAVTRAVAAAHGVPLVDLTAKTKALVESLGTEGSKALYLYNEKRDNTHTSVHGATVYADLVRDELVAQGLVPEGRTRVG
- a CDS encoding rhamnogalacturonan lyase B N-terminal domain-containing protein; amino-acid sequence: MSESTSASTPTSASASADRPASPGLGRRGFVAGTAATAVGAALAGPLAGTARAAAFGYTDDGTNYVIDTGANLVFKVRKSNGDLSSLVYRGTEYQGYGGMNSHIESGLGSSTVSIRQSGSTILVSVTYGTLKHYYAARSGENNIYLWTNKADTSVSATRYIVRVKAGLFLNDEPDSYTYAPTTIEASDVFAKSDGQTRSKHYSRLRVMDYDYIGWKTGSVGLWMVRSNHEKASGGPFYRSLLRHQSADGGGLYEILYYGQNQTEEQRFGLQGPYVIAFTDGGAPSSSLFPGTLTTPWADSLGLSGYTSASGRGRVAGVGITGRNTSYAYTVGLANSTAQYWGSARASDGYFSIAGVLPGTYTLTVFKGELAVYTTSVTVTAGGTTTLNSIAIPSTNDPSNAGAIWRINDWNGTPSGFKNADLMTYAHPSDVRAASWTGNVVIGSGTETSAFPCYLWKDVNSGLLVYFRLTAAQAAAAHTLRIGVTTAYANGRPQVVVNDTWTSAIPSPPTQPNTRSLTNGSYRGNNHTFTYSVPASAWLADTSQYNVLRINVVSGSGATSYLSAGTSIDAIDLLG